From the Primulina tabacum isolate GXHZ01 chromosome 15, ASM2559414v2, whole genome shotgun sequence genome, one window contains:
- the LOC142527361 gene encoding uncharacterized protein LOC142527361: MQAIKEKLNDMSAMRKAKADAKQEEKEERELAKARVEVAREVRLAREAEAAMDLHVNKAVGKVEEHERKHPNPNNGTVACMVTTTQDSYAYARHPNYPAASPGYSTNTGYGSAHGGDPQDPYDCDGFDTTTNVGSGATTGTGYARNMPGGPTTNLM; the protein is encoded by the exons ATGCAGGCAATCAAGGAGAAGTTGAACGACATGAGCGCAATGCGCAAAGCCAAGGCCGATGCAAAACAAGAGGAAAAG GAAGAGAGAGAGTTGGCCAAAGCACGAGTGGAGGTAGCCCGCGAGGTGAGACTGGCCCGAGAAGCTGAAGCGGCCATGGATCTCCACGTCAACAAAGCCGTCGGGAAGGTGGAGGAGCATGAGAGAAAGCATCCAAATCCCAACAATGGAACCGTCGCCTGCATGGTCACCACCACGCAGGATTCTTACGCTTATGCTCGGCATCCCAATTACCCGGCGGCATCGCCTGGATATTCAACCAACACTGGGTATGGCAGTGCTCATGGCGGCGACCCACAAGATCCCTATGACTGTGACGGTTTTGATACGACCACCAACGTGGGCTCCGGTGCCACCACCGGAACCGGATACGCTCGTAACATGCCCGGCGGCCCAACCACCAACTTGATGTGA
- the LOC142527368 gene encoding heavy metal-associated isoprenylated plant protein 4 — protein sequence MAKEEKKVEVITAVYKAYLHCPKCAVDIQRPLMGIPGVQNVDVKFENGEITVKGINIDAKKIHARLEKWSKKKVQFVSESKSKLDEEKKIKETIKTITMKAYLHCDECEKEARRRLLNHKGVHNVKTDIKAQTITVEGAIESEKLVKFMRERVHKYVEIIPPKEKKEEKKEEKKEEKKEEKKEEKKEEKKEEKKEEKKDEKKDEKKVEKKDGKKVGEFKEIEKIEVKNKEGEVPYFIHYVYAPQLFSDENPNACSIL from the exons ATGgcaaaagaagaaaagaaagtcGAAGTAATCACTGCTGTTTACAAAGCTTATTTGCATTGCCCAAAATGTGCAGTCGACATTCAAAGGCCTCTCATGGGAATCCCAG gAGTACAAAATGTGGACGTAAAATTTGAAAACGGTGAGATTACAGTTAAAGGTATCAATATTGATGCAAAGAAGATTCATGCACGCCTAGAGAAATGGAGTAAGAAAAAAGTTCAATTTGTCTCGGAAAGTAAGTCCAAACTGGATGAAGAGAAAAAA ATCAAGGAGACCATAAAAACCATTACTATGAAGGCTTATTTGCACTGTGATGAATGTGAGAAGGAGGCACGTAGGAGATTGCTCAATCACAAAG GTGTACATAATGTAAAAACGGACATAAAAGCTCAAACTATAACGGTCGAAGGTGCGATAGAATCCGAAAAACTCGTAAAATTTATGCGCGAAAGGGTTCACAAGTACGTTGAAATCATACCACCTAAGGAgaagaaagaagagaaaaaggaagagaaaaaagaagagaaaaaggaagagaaaaaggaagagaaaaaagaagagaaaaaggaaGAGAAAAAGGAGGAAAAGAAAGATGAGAAGAAGGATGAGAAGAAAGTAGAGAAGAAGGATGGGAAAAAAGTCGGAGAATTTAAGGAAATAGAGAAAATAGAAGTTAAAAACAAGGAGGGGGAGGTCCCTTACTTCATCCATTATGTGTATGCACCTCAATTGTTTAGTGATGAAAATCCGAATGCATGTTCCATTTTGTAG
- the LOC142526875 gene encoding AT-hook motif nuclear-localized protein 23-like: MAGLDLGSASHFVSQLQRTELHLQRSEADESNRNRFSNENTDDSQQGFDLVTSGDAVERRPRGRPAGSKNKPKPPVIITRESANTLRAQILEVSSGYDVFDMVATYASKRQRGICILSGTGTVTNVSLRQPSVAGGVVTLQGRFEILSLSGSFLPPPAPPGATSLTIYLAGGQGQVVGGNVVGALIASGPVIIIAASFTNVAYERLPLEEEEAELQMQTPPSVSQPLNGGGSGGLLGGNQYPDPSSMGLPFFNLPLNMPNGQLPMDGGAWTGNSGGGGRSSY; the protein is encoded by the coding sequence ATGGCTGGTTTGGACTTAGGTTCAGCTTCTCACTTTGTTTCTCAACTCCAGAGAACTGAGCTCCATCTTCAAAGATCTGAAGCTGATGAATCGAATCGAAACCGGTTTTCAAATGAAAATACTGATGATTCCCAGCAGGGTTTCGATCTAGTCACCTCAGGTGATGCGGTGGAGCGTAGGCCCAGAGGCCGTCCGGCGGGATCCAAGAACAAACCTAAGCCACCGGTAATCATAACCCGGGAAAGTGCAAACACACTACGGGCGCAAATACTCGAGGTGAGTAGCGGCTACGACGTGTTTGATATGGTGGCCACCTATGCGAGTAAGCGGCAGCGAGGGATCTGTATATTGAGCGGGACGGGCACGGTCACCAACGTTAGTTTGCGGCAGCCCTCCGTGGCAGGCGGCGTCGTTACTTTACAAGGCCGGTTCGAGATCTTGTCATTGTCTGGGTCGTTCCTGCCGCCGCCTGCGCCGCCGGGAGCCACGAGTTTGACTATATATTTGGCTGGCGGGCAAGGACAGGTTGTGGGAGGAAATGTTGTCGGCGCTTTGATTGCTTCGGGGCCGGTTATTATCATTGCGGCATCGTTCACCAACGTGGCCTATGAAAGGCTGCCATTAGAGGAAGAGGAAGCAGAACTCCAGATGCAGACGCCGCCGTCGGTGTCCCAGCCTTTGAATGGTGGTGGAAGTGGAGGATTACTGGGTGGCAATCAGTATCCCGATCCATCGTCAATGGGGCTTCCTTTCTTCAATCTGCCACTCAACATGCCTAATGGACAGCTTCCAATGGACGGCGGTGCATGGACCGGAAACTCCGGTGGCGGTGGACGGTCATCGTACTAG